One stretch of Streptomyces sp. NBC_00443 DNA includes these proteins:
- a CDS encoding alpha/beta fold hydrolase, with translation MSSTELPSAPAANVLPKVATVRVAEGERLRSVGLPGITLTVRSRPPAREGLPPALYVHGLGGSSQNWSALMELLEGEVDCEAVDLPGFGDSPPPDDGNYSITAHARAVIRYLDASGRGPVHLFGNSLGGAVTTRVAAVRPDLVRTLTLVSPALPELRVQRSAVPTALLSVPGVTSLFTWVTKQWSAEQRVSGVMHLCYGDPGRVTPEGFSNAVQEMERRLQLPYFWDAMTRSARGLVNAYTLGGQHALWRQAERVLAPTLLIYGGRDQLVGYRMRSKAARAFRDSRLVSLPEAGHVAMMEYPELVARAFGELLAETGESEDAEGVGGEAAGDASSRTAGEAGAARRSAGEAGAAASGEGTMTENSGS, from the coding sequence ATGTCTTCGACCGAGCTCCCGTCAGCGCCGGCCGCCAATGTGCTCCCCAAGGTGGCGACCGTCAGGGTCGCCGAGGGGGAGCGGCTGCGGTCGGTCGGGCTGCCCGGGATCACGCTGACGGTGCGGTCGAGGCCGCCCGCGCGCGAGGGGCTGCCGCCCGCGCTGTACGTCCACGGGCTCGGAGGTTCCTCGCAGAACTGGTCGGCACTGATGGAGCTGCTCGAGGGCGAGGTCGACTGCGAGGCCGTCGACCTGCCGGGCTTCGGCGACTCGCCACCGCCGGACGACGGCAACTACTCGATCACCGCGCACGCACGCGCGGTGATCCGCTATCTCGACGCCTCCGGCCGCGGCCCCGTACACCTCTTCGGCAACTCGCTCGGCGGCGCGGTCACCACGCGCGTCGCCGCCGTACGTCCGGACCTCGTCCGTACGCTCACCCTCGTGTCGCCCGCCCTGCCCGAGCTCCGCGTCCAGCGCAGCGCCGTGCCCACCGCGCTGCTCTCGGTGCCCGGAGTGACCTCGCTGTTCACCTGGGTCACCAAGCAGTGGTCGGCGGAGCAGCGGGTGAGCGGCGTGATGCACCTCTGCTACGGCGACCCCGGCCGGGTGACGCCGGAAGGATTCAGCAACGCCGTCCAGGAGATGGAACGACGGCTGCAACTGCCGTACTTCTGGGACGCGATGACACGTTCCGCGCGCGGGCTGGTCAACGCCTACACGCTGGGCGGCCAGCACGCGCTGTGGCGACAGGCCGAGCGCGTACTGGCTCCGACGCTGCTCATCTACGGCGGCCGGGACCAGCTCGTGGGCTACCGCATGCGCAGCAAGGCCGCGCGCGCCTTCCGCGACTCCCGCCTGGTGAGCCTGCCGGAGGCCGGGCACGTGGCGATGATGGAGTACCCGGAGCTGGTCGCCCGGGCGTTCGGTGAACTCCTCGCGGAGACGGGGGAGTCGGAGGACGCGGAGGGCGTCGGCGGCGAGGCCGCGGGTGACGCATCGAGCCGTACGGCGGGCGAGGCGGGGGCCGCGAGACGGAGTGCGGGTGAGGC
- a CDS encoding ferritin-like fold-containing protein — MRFMTTPDNTPDASDTADSAVETGGTVAHTGVAAQDWAQASADPQYRAAVVDLLGALAYGELAAFERLAEDAKLAPTLGDKAELAKMASAEFHHYEKLRDRLTEIGAEPTQAMEPFVAALDGFHKQTAPSDWLEGLVKAYVGDSIASDFYREVAARLDSDSRGLVLAVLDDTGHASFAVEKVRAAIDADPRVGGRLALWARRLMGEALSQSQRVVADRDALSTMLVGGVADGFDLAEVGKMFSRITEAHTKRMAALGLAA; from the coding sequence GTGCGCTTCATGACGACGCCTGACAACACGCCCGACGCCTCCGACACCGCTGACTCCGCCGTCGAGACCGGCGGCACCGTCGCACACACCGGGGTCGCCGCCCAGGACTGGGCGCAGGCCTCCGCCGATCCGCAGTACCGGGCCGCCGTCGTGGACCTGCTCGGCGCGCTGGCCTACGGGGAGCTGGCGGCGTTCGAGCGGCTGGCGGAGGACGCCAAGCTGGCACCGACGCTGGGGGACAAGGCGGAGCTGGCCAAGATGGCGTCGGCCGAGTTCCACCACTACGAGAAGCTGCGGGACCGGCTCACCGAGATCGGCGCCGAGCCCACGCAGGCGATGGAGCCGTTCGTCGCCGCGCTGGACGGATTCCACAAGCAGACGGCGCCCTCGGACTGGCTGGAGGGGCTGGTCAAGGCGTACGTCGGTGACTCGATCGCCAGTGACTTCTACCGGGAGGTCGCCGCGCGGCTCGACTCGGACTCGCGGGGGCTGGTGCTGGCCGTGCTCGACGACACCGGGCACGCGTCGTTCGCCGTGGAGAAGGTGCGGGCCGCCATCGACGCGGATCCGCGTGTGGGTGGACGGCTCGCGTTGTGGGCCCGGCGTTTGATGGGGGAGGCCCTGTCGCAGTCCCAGCGGGTCGTCGCCGACCGGGATGCGCTGTCCACGATGCTCGTGGGCGGGGTCGCGGACGGGTTCGATCTTGCCGAGGTCGGGAAGATGTTCTCGCGGATCACCGAGGCGCACACCAAGCGGATGGCTGCGCTGGGGTTGGCTGCTTAG
- a CDS encoding TetR/AcrR family transcriptional regulator, protein MTAIEQTEAARPRGTRLPRRARRNQLLGAAQEVFVAQGYHSAAMDDIAERAGVSKPVLYQHFPGKLDLYLALLDQHCESLIQSVRNALASTTDNKQRVRATMDAYFAYVEDDGGAFRLVFESDLTNEPAVRERVDKVTNECAEAICDVIAEDTGLSRAESMLLASGLGGLAQVVARSWLHSDRSVPRDQSVQLLTSLAWRGIAGFPLHGTEHH, encoded by the coding sequence GTGACAGCCATCGAGCAGACAGAGGCGGCACGCCCGCGGGGCACTCGCCTGCCGCGCCGTGCCCGACGGAACCAGCTGCTGGGCGCCGCCCAGGAGGTGTTCGTCGCGCAGGGCTACCACTCTGCCGCGATGGACGACATCGCCGAGCGCGCCGGCGTCAGCAAGCCGGTGCTCTACCAGCACTTCCCGGGCAAGCTCGACCTGTACCTCGCGCTGCTGGACCAGCACTGCGAGTCCCTGATCCAGTCCGTACGGAACGCGCTCGCGTCGACGACCGACAACAAGCAGCGCGTACGAGCGACGATGGACGCGTACTTCGCGTACGTCGAGGACGACGGCGGCGCGTTCCGCCTGGTCTTCGAGTCGGACCTGACCAACGAGCCGGCCGTGCGCGAGCGGGTCGACAAGGTCACGAACGAGTGCGCCGAGGCGATCTGCGACGTCATCGCCGAGGACACCGGCCTCTCGCGCGCGGAGTCGATGCTGCTCGCCTCCGGCCTCGGTGGTCTCGCCCAGGTCGTGGCCCGCTCCTGGCTGCACAGCGACCGCAGCGTGCCGCGCGACCAGTCGGTGCAGCTGCTGACGTCCCTCGCCTGGCGCGGCATCGCCGGCTTCCCGCTGCACGGCACCGAGCACCACTGA
- a CDS encoding DUF3107 domain-containing protein, with protein MEVKIGVQHAPREIVLESGQSAEEVERAVSEALAGKSQLLTLVDEHGRKVLVPADRLAYVELGEPAPRKVGFGAL; from the coding sequence GTGGAGGTCAAGATCGGCGTGCAGCACGCGCCCCGCGAGATCGTTCTGGAGAGCGGTCAGAGTGCCGAGGAGGTCGAGCGGGCGGTGTCCGAGGCGCTGGCCGGAAAGTCACAGCTGCTGACCCTCGTGGACGAGCACGGCCGCAAGGTCCTGGTCCCGGCAGACCGCCTCGCGTACGTGGAGCTCGGCGAGCCGGCCCCGCGCAAGGTGGGCTTCGGCGCGCTGTAA